A single genomic interval of Aegicerativicinus sediminis harbors:
- the lpxD gene encoding UDP-3-O-(3-hydroxymyristoyl)glucosamine N-acyltransferase — translation MKFTATQIAGLLDGDIVGDPDVEVSKLSKIEEGTEGSLTFLSNPKYTPYIYSTNASITIVNKTFKSENHIKTTLIKVQDAYKSFSKLLEYYNQVKLNKNGIEQPCFISESANCGENIYVGAFSYIGENVTLADNVKIFPNSYIGDNVKIGENSIIFSGAKIYSDCVIGSNCVLNSGVIVGADGFGFAPDSNGEYNKIPQTGNVVIEDNVDIGAGTTIDRATLGSTIIRKGVKLDNQIQIAHNVEIGKNTVIAAQTGIAGSTKIGENCQIGGQVGIVGHITIGNNVKIQAQSGINRNVKDGEVLQGSPALAYKDYSKSYVHFKNLPKLVNHINEIDKKVNGDN, via the coding sequence GTGAAATTTACAGCCACACAAATAGCGGGCCTTCTTGATGGAGATATTGTGGGTGATCCAGATGTAGAAGTGTCTAAACTATCTAAGATAGAGGAGGGTACAGAAGGGTCATTAACATTTCTTTCCAATCCAAAATACACCCCCTATATTTATTCGACCAACGCATCGATTACCATAGTTAATAAGACTTTTAAGTCGGAAAATCATATTAAAACTACTCTAATAAAGGTTCAGGATGCTTACAAATCGTTTTCAAAACTACTTGAATATTATAACCAAGTAAAATTGAATAAGAATGGAATTGAGCAACCCTGCTTTATTTCAGAATCTGCAAATTGTGGCGAAAATATTTATGTTGGAGCTTTTAGTTATATAGGAGAAAATGTCACATTGGCGGACAACGTAAAGATATTTCCCAATTCATACATTGGAGACAATGTCAAGATTGGGGAAAATTCAATAATTTTTAGTGGAGCTAAAATTTATAGTGATTGTGTAATTGGGTCTAATTGTGTATTAAACTCTGGTGTAATTGTTGGTGCGGACGGATTTGGATTTGCCCCCGATTCTAATGGTGAATACAATAAAATTCCACAAACTGGTAACGTTGTTATTGAAGATAATGTTGATATCGGGGCAGGAACAACTATCGATAGGGCAACTTTAGGATCAACAATAATTAGGAAAGGTGTGAAACTGGATAATCAAATTCAGATCGCACATAATGTGGAAATTGGTAAAAACACAGTTATTGCTGCCCAGACAGGCATAGCCGGGTCCACAAAAATTGGTGAAAATTGTCAAATTGGTGGGCAAGTAGGTATTGTCGGGCACATTACTATTGGTAATAATGTAAAGATACAGGCCCAATCAGGAATAAACAGGAATGTAAAGGACGGTGAAGTGTTACAGGGATCACCTGCATTAGCATATAAAGATTATAGTAAGTCATATGTTCATTTTAAAAATTTACCCAAATTGGTAAATCATATAAACGAAATAGATAAAAAAGTAAATGGCGATAATTAA
- a CDS encoding alanine dehydrogenase yields the protein MSKSMSPFSKSELMPQEETLEILRRKGELFIGIPKETHFQETRVCLTPDAVSALVSHGHRVMVEAGAGEGAKFNDKDYSEAGAEVTNDKAKVYSCPTILKVEPPSLEEIKLINPQSLIISALQLKTQNKKYFEALASKRITAIAFEFIKDEDGAYPAVRSLSEIAGTASILIASELLSNVNGGNGLMFGNISGVPPTEVVIIGAGTVGESAARAAIGIGANVKIFDNSITRLRCIQSYLGRSVYTSTIQPKNLVKALKRCDVAIGAVRGTNRAPILVNESMVNNMKKGAVIIDVSIDMGGCFETSEVTTHSHPTFEHNGVIHYCVPNIPARYSRSASVSISNIFTPYLIKIGDDGGIENAIRFDRGLKNGLYFYHGILTSKSVADWFDLKYRDVNLLIF from the coding sequence ATGAGCAAATCAATGTCCCCATTCTCCAAATCGGAATTAATGCCGCAGGAGGAGACTTTAGAAATTCTTAGGAGGAAAGGCGAATTATTCATAGGCATACCTAAAGAAACCCATTTCCAAGAAACAAGAGTTTGCTTAACCCCTGACGCCGTTTCAGCCTTAGTTTCCCACGGACATAGGGTAATGGTAGAGGCAGGCGCAGGAGAAGGTGCTAAGTTCAACGACAAGGACTATTCTGAAGCCGGTGCTGAGGTTACAAACGATAAAGCAAAAGTATATTCTTGCCCTACAATATTAAAGGTGGAACCTCCTTCCTTAGAAGAAATAAAGTTGATCAATCCACAATCTTTAATAATATCTGCACTTCAACTCAAAACCCAGAATAAAAAATATTTTGAGGCTCTTGCATCCAAAAGAATTACGGCAATTGCATTCGAGTTCATTAAAGATGAAGATGGTGCTTATCCTGCGGTAAGGTCCTTAAGTGAAATTGCTGGAACCGCATCAATCTTAATTGCATCGGAATTATTATCTAATGTAAATGGTGGAAACGGCCTTATGTTCGGCAATATTAGCGGTGTACCTCCAACAGAAGTTGTCATTATAGGTGCAGGAACCGTTGGAGAATCTGCTGCAAGGGCCGCAATAGGGATTGGTGCAAACGTGAAAATTTTCGATAATTCCATAACCAGGCTTAGGTGTATACAATCTTATCTTGGGAGATCAGTTTATACATCTACTATTCAACCCAAAAATCTCGTTAAGGCTCTGAAACGTTGTGATGTTGCAATTGGTGCGGTAAGAGGGACAAATAGAGCTCCCATTTTGGTCAATGAATCGATGGTAAACAATATGAAAAAAGGAGCCGTTATCATCGATGTAAGTATAGATATGGGTGGTTGTTTTGAAACAAGTGAGGTTACTACCCATTCACATCCAACATTCGAGCATAATGGTGTCATCCATTATTGCGTCCCTAACATTCCTGCGAGATACTCAAGATCCGCTAGTGTTTCTATAAGCAATATATTTACGCCTTATCTTATTAAGATTGGTGATGACGGGGGAATTGAAAATGCTATTCGTTTTGATAGAGGTTTAAAAAATGGATTGTATTTTTACCACGGTATTTTAACAAGCAAATCCGTTGCCGATTGGTTTGATCTGAAATACCGCGATGTAAACCTCTTGATTTTTTAA
- the lpxA gene encoding acyl-ACP--UDP-N-acetylglucosamine O-acyltransferase, with protein sequence MNQPLAYVHPGAKIAKNVVIEPFATIHNNVKIGEGSWIGSNVTIMEGARIGKNCNIFPGAVISAIPQDLKYNDEDTTVEIGDNTTIRECVTINRGTTDKMKTVIGNNCLIMAYCHIAHDCIVGNNCIFSNNSTLAGHITVGDYVVLAGMTAVHQFCSIGNHAFVTGGSLVRKDVPPYVKAAREPLSYVGINSVGLRRRGFSADKIREIQDIYRILYQKNYNNTQASEIIEAEMEATPERDEILQFIRNSHRGIMKGYFKSN encoded by the coding sequence ATGAATCAACCTTTAGCTTACGTACATCCAGGCGCAAAAATTGCTAAGAATGTTGTAATTGAACCTTTTGCCACTATCCATAATAATGTGAAAATTGGTGAAGGATCTTGGATTGGAAGTAATGTTACCATTATGGAAGGTGCTCGGATCGGTAAAAATTGTAATATTTTTCCAGGTGCAGTAATTTCGGCAATCCCCCAAGATCTAAAATATAACGATGAAGATACAACTGTAGAAATTGGTGATAATACTACTATTAGGGAGTGTGTAACCATCAACAGAGGAACGACAGACAAAATGAAAACCGTAATTGGAAATAATTGTCTCATTATGGCCTATTGCCACATAGCACATGATTGCATAGTTGGTAATAATTGTATTTTCTCTAACAATAGTACTTTGGCTGGCCATATAACAGTAGGCGACTATGTCGTATTGGCTGGTATGACTGCGGTACACCAATTCTGCTCAATAGGAAACCATGCATTTGTTACAGGAGGTTCCTTGGTGAGAAAGGATGTTCCTCCTTATGTTAAGGCTGCTCGTGAACCATTATCCTATGTTGGGATCAATTCTGTGGGATTGCGAAGAAGAGGGTTTTCAGCAGATAAAATCCGTGAAATACAAGACATTTATAGAATCTTATACCAAAAAAATTATAATAATACTCAAGCTTCAGAAATAATAGAGGCAGAGATGGAGGCTACTCCAGAACGCGATGAAATACTACAGTTTATACGAAATTCTCATCGCGGAATTATGAAAGGCTACTTTAAATCTAATTAA
- the porX gene encoding T9SS response regulator signal transducer PorX: MNNINILWVDDEIDLLKPHILFLEKKNYKVTTCQSGMEALEIIDEKPFDIVFLDENMPGLTGLETLSEIKEKKANLPIVMITKSEEEYIMEEAIGSKIADYLIKPVNPNQILLSLKKNLDLSRLVSEKTTSDYQQEFRKIAMDMAMVNSFEGWAEMYQRLIYWEIQLEDIEDIGMTEILESQKIEANQQFGKFIEKNYPKWFDGDKGPIMSHTLFKEKIIPELGDQPTILIVIDNLRYDQWKVFEPIISTYFKKQKEISYYSILPTATQYARNAIFSGLMPSDMNKLFPQFWKNDTDEGGKNLHEADFLNTQFKRLGLRDLKWEYHKITNLKSGKKLVDNFKSLKNNDLSVIVYNFVDMLSHSKTEMEVVKELASNDKAYRSLTLSWFKNSPLLEMIQQAQLGGFKLLITTDHGTINVKTPTKVIGDRDTSLNLRYKTGRSLTYEDRDVMAVKDPKAVHLPSINMSSSFIFAKDDKFLAYPNNFNHYVSYYKNTYQHGGISLEEMIIPFVVMSPK, translated from the coding sequence ATGAACAATATAAATATCCTTTGGGTAGATGATGAAATAGACCTGTTGAAACCCCATATTCTTTTCTTGGAAAAAAAGAATTATAAAGTCACAACATGTCAAAGCGGAATGGAAGCATTGGAAATTATTGATGAAAAACCATTTGACATTGTTTTCCTTGATGAAAATATGCCAGGTTTAACAGGATTGGAAACCCTAAGTGAAATTAAGGAAAAGAAGGCCAATCTTCCTATTGTAATGATTACAAAAAGTGAAGAAGAATACATTATGGAGGAAGCAATTGGAAGCAAAATTGCTGATTACTTAATTAAGCCAGTTAATCCTAACCAGATCCTTTTGAGTTTAAAGAAGAATTTAGATTTGTCGAGATTGGTTTCTGAAAAGACTACTTCGGATTATCAACAGGAATTCAGGAAAATTGCTATGGACATGGCAATGGTAAACTCCTTTGAAGGTTGGGCTGAAATGTACCAAAGATTAATCTATTGGGAAATTCAACTTGAAGACATAGAAGATATTGGAATGACAGAAATTCTGGAATCCCAAAAAATTGAGGCTAATCAGCAGTTTGGCAAATTCATAGAAAAAAACTATCCAAAATGGTTCGACGGAGATAAAGGGCCTATCATGTCCCATACCCTATTTAAGGAAAAAATAATTCCTGAATTAGGTGATCAACCCACAATTTTGATAGTCATTGACAATTTGAGATATGACCAATGGAAGGTGTTTGAACCCATTATATCCACCTACTTCAAAAAGCAAAAAGAAATATCATATTATAGTATACTTCCAACTGCGACCCAATATGCCAGAAATGCAATTTTCAGTGGATTGATGCCCTCTGATATGAATAAATTATTTCCGCAATTTTGGAAAAACGATACGGATGAGGGCGGTAAAAACCTTCATGAGGCAGACTTTTTAAATACACAATTTAAGAGGTTGGGACTAAGGGATTTAAAATGGGAGTATCATAAAATCACCAATTTAAAGTCTGGAAAGAAATTAGTTGATAACTTTAAATCGTTGAAAAATAACGACTTAAGTGTTATTGTATATAATTTCGTTGATATGCTTTCCCACAGCAAAACAGAAATGGAAGTTGTAAAGGAATTGGCTTCTAACGACAAGGCCTACCGATCCCTAACTTTAAGCTGGTTTAAAAATTCTCCTCTTTTAGAAATGATTCAGCAAGCTCAACTAGGAGGGTTTAAATTATTAATCACCACAGACCACGGAACAATAAATGTAAAAACACCAACTAAGGTTATTGGAGATAGGGATACTAGCCTAAACTTACGTTATAAGACAGGAAGGAGTTTAACTTATGAAGATCGGGATGTAATGGCCGTTAAAGACCCTAAAGCTGTTCATCTACCTTCCATAAACATGAGTAGCTCTTTCATTTTTGCAAAAGATGACAAATTCCTCGCCTACCCCAATAATTTTAATCATTATGTCAGCTATTATAAGAATACGTACCAACACGGAGGCATCTCATTAGAGGAAATGATCATTCCTTTCGTCGTAATGAGTCCAAAATAA
- the tsaE gene encoding tRNA (adenosine(37)-N6)-threonylcarbamoyltransferase complex ATPase subunit type 1 TsaE, producing the protein MELTYNIHEIQKIASTLVEKFSSNVVLFYGEMGAGKTTLIKALVKELGSPDDVSSPTYSIVNEYQGEDSLIYHFDLYRLKSVEEALDMGFEEYLNPDDVIFIEWPEKVLHLLPEKVDVITLFPSDNDDRSLKLSLNMNLTSNNLMEQRNFY; encoded by the coding sequence ATGGAACTAACCTACAACATCCACGAAATACAGAAAATAGCCTCTACGCTGGTTGAAAAATTTTCATCCAATGTGGTCCTTTTTTATGGCGAAATGGGTGCCGGCAAGACCACTCTAATTAAAGCCTTAGTTAAGGAATTAGGCAGCCCGGATGATGTTAGCAGCCCCACTTATTCTATAGTAAATGAATATCAAGGCGAGGATTCCCTTATATATCATTTTGATCTGTACCGATTAAAATCGGTTGAAGAAGCTTTGGATATGGGGTTTGAAGAATACCTTAATCCTGACGATGTAATTTTTATCGAATGGCCAGAAAAAGTTCTTCACCTTTTACCAGAAAAAGTTGATGTAATCACATTATTCCCCTCAGATAATGATGACAGAAGCCTCAAATTGAGCTTGAACATGAATTTAACCAGTAATAACCTTATGGAGCAGCGAAATTTTTATTAA
- a CDS encoding bifunctional UDP-3-O-[3-hydroxymyristoyl] N-acetylglucosamine deacetylase/3-hydroxyacyl-ACP dehydratase, producing MAIIKTDVKQKTIKERVTLQGVGLHTGRDVKLTFCPAPPNSGFAFKRIDLEGSPTIEADANYVSNTTRGTCLEKNGVTIQTSEHVLAALVGLDLDNVIMELDAAEPPIMDGSSKFFVEALEKAGVEEQCDFREEFVVNEVISYSDDNNGSELIVMPAKDYQVTTMVDFGTKVLGTQNATLNDISEFKDQIADSRTFSFLHELEMLLENGLIKGGDLNNAIVYVDKELSPATMDKLRKAFKKEAIAVKPNGILDNLTLHHPNEAARHKLLDVIGDLALVGIKIRGKIIANKPGHLVNTQFAKKLSKIVKNERRNNTPNIDLNADPLMDVNQIMAMLPHRPPFLLLDKIFELSDSHVIGTKNVTMNEPFFVGHFPGAPVMPGVLIVEAMAQTGGILVLSTVPDPENYLTFFMKIDKVKFKQKVMPGDTLIFKCDLITPIRRGICHMQGYAYANGRLCAEAELMAQITKVK from the coding sequence ATGGCGATAATTAAAACTGACGTCAAACAGAAAACCATAAAAGAACGTGTAACCCTACAAGGTGTAGGATTGCATACAGGAAGGGACGTTAAATTAACTTTTTGTCCAGCACCTCCAAATTCAGGTTTTGCCTTTAAAAGAATTGATTTGGAAGGCTCACCTACAATAGAGGCTGATGCTAATTATGTTTCTAATACAACCCGTGGGACGTGTTTGGAAAAAAATGGTGTGACAATTCAAACATCAGAGCATGTTTTGGCTGCCTTGGTTGGGTTAGATCTGGATAATGTTATTATGGAGCTGGATGCTGCTGAGCCTCCAATTATGGATGGTTCCTCTAAGTTTTTCGTGGAAGCATTGGAAAAAGCAGGAGTAGAAGAACAATGTGATTTTAGGGAAGAATTCGTTGTTAATGAGGTTATCTCCTATTCTGACGATAATAATGGTAGTGAATTAATTGTTATGCCTGCAAAGGATTATCAAGTAACTACTATGGTGGATTTTGGCACCAAGGTTTTAGGGACCCAAAATGCCACTTTGAATGATATTTCTGAATTTAAAGACCAAATAGCGGATTCACGTACTTTTAGCTTTTTGCATGAGCTTGAGATGCTCTTGGAAAATGGTTTGATTAAAGGAGGTGATTTAAATAATGCCATTGTCTATGTAGACAAGGAATTATCTCCTGCCACAATGGATAAATTGCGGAAAGCATTCAAAAAAGAGGCTATTGCAGTTAAACCAAATGGTATTTTAGATAATCTAACACTTCATCATCCGAATGAAGCTGCAAGGCATAAATTACTAGATGTTATAGGTGATTTGGCATTGGTCGGAATTAAAATACGTGGGAAAATTATAGCTAACAAACCTGGTCATTTGGTAAATACCCAATTTGCCAAAAAGCTTTCAAAAATTGTCAAGAACGAAAGGAGGAACAATACCCCAAATATAGATTTGAATGCAGATCCTTTGATGGATGTTAATCAGATTATGGCAATGTTGCCTCATAGGCCACCTTTTTTATTGCTAGATAAAATATTTGAACTTTCAGATTCTCACGTCATCGGAACTAAAAATGTCACGATGAATGAGCCGTTTTTTGTAGGGCATTTTCCGGGAGCTCCTGTTATGCCCGGAGTGTTAATAGTTGAAGCTATGGCACAAACAGGAGGGATACTTGTATTGAGCACTGTTCCGGATCCAGAAAATTACCTGACTTTCTTTATGAAAATTGATAAGGTAAAATTCAAACAAAAGGTTATGCCAGGAGATACGCTTATTTTCAAGTGTGACTTAATTACTCCTATACGTAGGGGTATTTGCCATATGCAAGGGTATGCTTATGCTAATGGAAGATTATGTGCTGAAGCGGAGCTTATGGCCCAAATAACCAAAGTAAAATAA
- a CDS encoding sugar transferase, with amino-acid sequence MYKRFVKPTLDLLLSGIGILAASPILLLLILALYVEHGGKPFFFQKRAGKNGKPFTMVKFRTMKDKFDEDGNVIDDNKRITLLGYFLRKYSLDELPQLYNVVRGEMSLIGPRPLLPVNLGYYTHFQKHRHDVKPGITGLAQVNGRNLLSWERKFKYDVFYTRKINYLLDFKILCLTFITVISQKGIYNEVQEIGPEFADLHLNESTHILVSTSS; translated from the coding sequence ATGTATAAACGATTTGTTAAACCAACACTTGATTTGTTGCTTTCGGGAATTGGAATTTTGGCAGCCTCCCCTATTCTTCTGCTTTTAATTTTAGCCCTATATGTGGAACACGGAGGCAAACCTTTCTTTTTTCAAAAGCGTGCAGGTAAAAATGGAAAGCCTTTTACAATGGTGAAATTCAGAACTATGAAAGATAAGTTCGATGAAGATGGAAATGTCATTGATGACAACAAAAGAATTACTCTACTAGGTTATTTTTTAAGGAAATATTCTTTGGATGAATTGCCGCAACTATACAATGTAGTTCGTGGAGAAATGAGTCTAATTGGGCCTCGTCCCCTACTTCCGGTCAATCTTGGTTATTACACTCACTTTCAAAAACATCGACATGATGTTAAACCAGGGATTACTGGTCTAGCGCAAGTTAACGGTAGAAACCTTTTGTCTTGGGAACGAAAATTCAAGTATGATGTGTTTTATACCAGAAAAATTAATTATCTGCTCGATTTCAAAATCCTTTGCCTTACCTTTATTACAGTGATATCCCAGAAAGGTATTTATAATGAAGTTCAAGAAATTGGACCTGAATTTGCAGATTTACATCTAAATGAATCAACGCATATACTTGTCTCCACCTCATCTTAA
- a CDS encoding HD domain-containing protein, with the protein MKKSNKLKIFNDPIYGFITIPNSLIFDLIEHPYFQRLRRISQMGLSYMVYPGAHHTRFHHALGSMHLMQKAVNVLRFKGVEINSKEEKALYTAILLHDIGHGPFSHAMEHSIVKNVSHEQISLKFMQSLDENFNGNLTMAIQIFQGVYPRRFMCQLISSQIDMDRSDYLKRDSFYTGVSEGNVNSERLITMLNVRNDELVVEEKGIYSIEKFLVARRFMYWQVYLHKTSLVAEQLIVKVLKRAKDLISNNTKLPASSALTYFLENTITLENFDESKLELFARLDDYDLIMALKQWQNHDDFVLCTLSKMIINRDLLKIKFKSKPIKKESLDSKLKAFQKLNNLTLEESEYFVFEGNISNQAYQHRKEEIMILKKSGKVVPINKVSEQFDFNISSLSKETVKYYICYPKEIH; encoded by the coding sequence TTGAAGAAAAGCAATAAACTTAAGATATTCAACGATCCAATTTACGGATTTATTACTATTCCAAATTCTCTCATCTTTGACCTAATTGAACATCCTTATTTTCAAAGGTTACGAAGAATTTCTCAAATGGGACTTTCATATATGGTTTATCCAGGGGCGCATCATACGAGATTTCATCATGCCCTCGGAAGTATGCATTTGATGCAGAAAGCGGTTAATGTGCTGCGATTCAAAGGTGTTGAAATAAATTCCAAGGAGGAGAAGGCATTGTACACTGCTATTTTATTGCATGATATTGGACATGGTCCTTTTTCTCATGCCATGGAACATAGCATTGTTAAGAACGTCTCACACGAACAGATTTCATTAAAATTCATGCAATCTTTAGATGAGAATTTTAACGGAAATTTAACCATGGCCATACAAATATTTCAAGGGGTTTACCCTCGACGGTTTATGTGTCAATTGATTTCTAGTCAAATTGATATGGACCGATCCGATTACCTAAAACGTGATAGTTTTTATACAGGTGTATCCGAAGGTAATGTCAATTCAGAAAGATTGATAACCATGTTAAATGTCCGTAATGACGAATTGGTGGTTGAGGAAAAGGGAATATATAGTATTGAAAAGTTTTTAGTTGCAAGGCGTTTTATGTATTGGCAGGTATATTTACATAAAACAAGCCTAGTTGCAGAACAGCTTATTGTCAAAGTGCTGAAAAGGGCAAAGGATTTAATTTCTAATAATACAAAATTGCCTGCAAGTTCTGCTTTGACTTATTTTTTGGAGAACACAATCACCCTTGAAAATTTTGATGAAAGTAAACTAGAATTGTTTGCTCGATTAGATGATTACGATTTGATAATGGCATTGAAGCAATGGCAAAATCATGATGATTTCGTTTTATGTACCCTTAGTAAAATGATAATTAATAGAGATCTGTTGAAAATTAAATTCAAATCGAAACCTATAAAGAAAGAATCCCTTGATTCCAAATTAAAAGCATTCCAAAAGTTAAATAATCTCACGTTGGAGGAATCGGAATACTTTGTTTTTGAGGGAAATATATCCAATCAGGCCTATCAACATAGAAAAGAGGAAATAATGATTTTAAAGAAATCAGGCAAAGTTGTGCCTATTAATAAGGTGTCTGAACAATTCGATTTTAATATATCCTCTTTAAGCAAGGAAACGGTAAAATATTATATCTGTTATCCCAAGGAAATACATTAG
- the efp gene encoding elongation factor P: MANTSDIRNGLCIRYNNDIYKIVEFLHVKPGKGPAFVRTKLKSVTTGKVLDNTFSAGHKIEDVRVETHQFQYLYNDGEFYHFMNTEDYTQIRLLESALDSPGLMKEGEMVTIIINTEDNMPLSVEMPASVILEVTHTEPGVRGNTATNATKPATVETGAEVNVPLFINVGDKIKIETEKGTYKERVKE, encoded by the coding sequence ATGGCAAATACATCAGATATCAGAAATGGATTATGTATCCGTTACAACAATGATATTTATAAGATTGTTGAATTTTTACATGTAAAACCGGGAAAAGGACCTGCTTTTGTTCGTACAAAACTAAAAAGTGTAACCACAGGTAAAGTACTTGATAACACATTTTCTGCAGGGCATAAAATTGAAGATGTTCGGGTTGAGACGCACCAATTTCAGTATTTATATAATGATGGTGAGTTCTACCATTTTATGAATACCGAAGATTATACACAAATTCGATTACTTGAATCTGCATTAGACAGTCCAGGTTTAATGAAGGAAGGAGAAATGGTTACAATTATCATTAATACAGAGGATAATATGCCACTGTCTGTTGAGATGCCAGCAAGCGTAATCTTAGAAGTTACCCATACTGAACCAGGTGTTAGAGGAAATACTGCTACAAATGCTACCAAACCTGCGACTGTAGAAACTGGAGCTGAGGTTAACGTTCCATTGTTTATTAATGTTGGAGACAAGATTAAAATCGAAACAGAAAAAGGAACTTATAAAGAGCGGGTAAAAGAATAA
- a CDS encoding DegT/DnrJ/EryC1/StrS family aminotransferase — MNQRIYLSPPHLNGLEIEYVQKAITSGWLAPFGEQIDLFENNLQNKLNTNKSLLVLNSGTSAIHLALKLIGVTNGDKIICQTNTYIATANPISYCGAEPIFIDSELDSWNMCPNLLEDAVIKTLKAGIKPKAIIGVHIYGMPFQADRILEIGKEYDIPIIEDAAEALGSSYKNNECGKIGDFGILSFNGNKIITTSSGGALITNTKSEKKHALHLATQAKTSSTGFSHDSIGYNYRMSNILASLGNSQLTDLDKRVSKRRKIFNNYKNELEKRTPLRFQPETTGHYSNRWLTSVLVRNEDERNQLIAYLEGDNIEARQNWTPLHTQRPYLNSPSFLNGNSLFLHQNGLCLPSGSNLSETDQDRVIDRVLQFFG, encoded by the coding sequence ATGAATCAACGCATATACTTGTCTCCACCTCATCTTAACGGGTTGGAAATAGAATATGTTCAAAAGGCCATAACATCCGGCTGGCTTGCTCCTTTTGGAGAGCAAATCGATTTATTTGAAAACAATCTTCAGAATAAATTAAATACTAATAAATCCCTCTTAGTACTTAATAGCGGTACAAGTGCTATTCATTTAGCCTTAAAACTAATTGGCGTAACCAATGGTGATAAAATCATTTGCCAAACCAATACATACATTGCAACTGCAAACCCAATTTCCTATTGTGGTGCAGAACCCATCTTTATTGATAGTGAATTGGACAGTTGGAACATGTGTCCTAATCTACTTGAGGACGCCGTAATTAAAACCCTTAAGGCTGGAATAAAGCCTAAGGCCATTATTGGAGTTCATATTTACGGTATGCCATTTCAGGCGGATAGGATATTAGAAATTGGTAAAGAATATGATATACCAATAATTGAAGACGCAGCAGAAGCTTTAGGAAGTAGTTATAAAAATAATGAATGTGGGAAAATTGGGGATTTTGGAATTCTTTCCTTTAATGGAAATAAGATAATTACCACTTCTTCTGGGGGTGCTTTAATCACAAATACTAAATCAGAAAAAAAACACGCTTTACACCTTGCCACACAGGCTAAAACCTCATCTACAGGATTTAGCCACGACTCTATTGGGTATAATTATAGAATGTCTAATATTCTAGCTTCATTGGGGAATTCTCAATTAACGGATTTAGATAAAAGAGTCTCGAAAAGACGAAAAATTTTTAATAACTACAAAAATGAACTAGAAAAACGGACCCCGCTTAGATTTCAACCAGAAACAACTGGCCATTATTCTAATCGATGGCTTACTTCAGTTCTAGTTCGAAATGAAGACGAAAGAAATCAACTAATTGCATATCTAGAAGGAGATAATATTGAGGCAAGACAAAACTGGACTCCTCTCCACACTCAAAGACCATATCTTAATTCCCCTTCATTTCTTAATGGAAATTCACTTTTCCTTCACCAAAACGGCTTATGTTTGCCAAGCGGATCCAATTTATCTGAAACAGATCAAGATAGGGTAATTGATAGGGTTCTTCAATTTTTTGGTTAA